The Oceanispirochaeta sp. M1 genome includes a window with the following:
- the rihA gene encoding pyrimidine-specific ribonucleoside hydrolase RihA yields MKKPVIMDCDPGHDDAIALILAYASDELEIKAVTTVAGNQTVEKTTLNALKVLSFIGAKVPVAKGCSGPLFRDLITAGEVHGESGLDGPELPDPTFAPVAMSAVELMVKTIRESDVPVTLIPTGALSNVGLLLLTHPELKDRIERISLMGGACYGGNWTPAAEFNILVDPEAADIVFSSGIPITMSGLDVTHKALIKKEDTERFRSIGKKTAVMVAELLDFFGKFHDENFDFGGSPMHDPCAVAWLLKPSMFTSKKCYVAIETAGRFTSGCTVVDTLGILGKEPNTDVLFDIDRDGFIDLLADSLERLD; encoded by the coding sequence ATGAAAAAACCAGTCATAATGGATTGCGATCCCGGGCATGATGATGCTATTGCCCTGATTCTGGCTTATGCCAGTGATGAGCTTGAGATTAAAGCAGTCACAACCGTTGCAGGCAACCAGACTGTGGAAAAAACCACCTTGAACGCCTTGAAGGTTCTGAGCTTTATCGGGGCGAAAGTGCCGGTGGCAAAGGGATGTTCCGGCCCCCTTTTCCGGGATCTGATTACAGCGGGTGAAGTACACGGAGAGTCCGGACTGGATGGTCCGGAGCTGCCGGATCCTACTTTCGCACCGGTTGCCATGAGTGCTGTGGAACTGATGGTGAAAACCATCCGGGAATCTGATGTTCCCGTAACCCTGATTCCAACGGGAGCCCTCAGCAATGTGGGACTCCTGCTTTTAACTCATCCGGAGCTGAAAGACCGGATTGAGCGGATATCCCTGATGGGCGGAGCCTGTTACGGAGGAAACTGGACTCCCGCAGCGGAGTTCAATATCCTGGTGGATCCCGAGGCGGCGGATATAGTCTTCAGTTCGGGAATCCCTATCACCATGAGCGGACTGGACGTTACCCACAAGGCTCTTATCAAAAAAGAAGATACAGAACGTTTTCGAAGCATTGGAAAAAAGACAGCTGTAATGGTTGCGGAACTTCTGGACTTCTTTGGAAAATTTCATGATGAAAATTTCGATTTCGGGGGCAGTCCCATGCACGATCCCTGTGCTGTAGCCTGGCTCCTCAAGCCATCCATGTTTACATCAAAGAAGTGTTATGTTGCAATAGAAACAGCGGGACGGTTTACTAGCGGATGTACTGTGGTGGATACCTTGGGAATACTGGGGAAAGAGCCCAATACGGATGTCCTTTTTGATATAGACCGGGATGGATTTATTGACCTTCTGGCGGATAGCCTTGAACGGCTTGACTGA